In Sus scrofa isolate TJ Tabasco breed Duroc unplaced genomic scaffold, Sscrofa11.1 Contig1293, whole genome shotgun sequence, one genomic interval encodes:
- the LOC100620182 gene encoding olfactory receptor 6C76-like → MRNRTSVTEFILLGLTDNPELQAVIFFFLLLTYVLSVTGNLTIIVLTLLHSHLKTPMYFFLRNFSFLEISFTSVCNPRFLVSILTGDKSISYNACAAQLFFFILLGSTEFFLLASMSYDRYVAICKPLHYPTIISHKVCYQLVGSSWLAGFLVIFPPLTMGLQLDFCDTNVIDHFTCDSAPLLHISCTDTSTLELMSFALAVLTLMSTLTLVILSYCYILRTMLRIPSAQQRKKAFSTCSSHMIVVSISYGSCIFMYVKTSAKEGVALTKAVALLNTSVAPMLNPFIYTLRNQQVKQAFKDLTRKILSSKTLI, encoded by the coding sequence atgagaaacagaacATCCGTGACCGAGTTCATCCTCCTGGGTCTGACCGACAATCCAGAACTACAGgctgtgattttcttctttttacttctcACCTATGTGCTGAGTGTTACTGGAAACCTCACTATCATCGTTCTCACCCTGCTGCATTCCCACCTGAAgacccccatgtattttttcctcaggAATTTCTCCTTCTTAGAAATCTCATTTACGTCCGTCTGTAATCCGAGATTTTTGGTCAGCATTCTAACAGGGGACAAATCTATTTCCTATAATGCTTGTGCTGCTCAGCTCTTTTTCTTTATCCTCCTTGGCTCAACAGAGTTTTTCCTCCTGGCCTCAATGTCCTATGACCGTTACGTGGCTATCTGCAAGCCCCTCCACTACCCAACCATCATAAGCCACAAGGTCTGCTACCAGCTCGTAGGCAGCTCTTGGCTGGCGGGTTTCCTGGTGATCTTTCCACCACTGACCATGGGGCTGCAGCTGGATTTCTGTGACACCAACGTCATCGACCACTTCACCTGTGATTCTGCTCCTTTACTGCACATCTCCTGCACAGACACAAGCACTCTAGAGCTCATgagctttgctctggctgtgctgacTCTCATGTCCACCTTGACGCTGGTCATCCTCTCCTACTGCTACATCCTCAGGACGATGCTGAGAATCCCCTCAGCCCAACAGAGAAAAAAGGCCTTTTCAACCTGCTCCTCCCACATGATTGTTGTCTCCATCTCTTAtggaagctgcatcttcatgtacGTGAAAACCTCAGCAAAGGAGGGGGTTGCTTTGACAAAGGCGGTGGCCCTGCTCAACACCTCTGTGGCTCCTATGCTGAATCCATTTATTTACACCTTAAGGAACCAGCAGGTGAAACAGGCATTTAAGGACCTTACAAGAAAGATACTTTCCTCAAAAACACTGATCTAA
- the LOC100152666 gene encoding olfactory receptor 6C76-like, giving the protein MKNHTSVNEFILLGLTDDSKLNVLIFLFLFFTYILSITGNLTIITLTLIESHLKTPMYFFLRNFSFLEISFTTVCIPRFLVSIVTGDRTISYHSCMAQVFFFILLGATEFFLLTAMSYDRYVAIWKPLHYTTIMNSRICNQLVVSSWLAGFLIIFPPVIMGLQLDFCDSNIIDHFTCDSSPMLLISCTDTAFLELMAFFLATFTLMVTLTLVILSYAFILKTILRIPSAEQRKKAFSTCSSHIIVVSISYGSCIFMYVKTSAKEGGALTKGIAVLNTSVAPMLNPFIYSLRNQQVKESFKKLVKKCFLDKF; this is encoded by the coding sequence atgaaaaatcacacATCTGTAAATGAGTTCATActtctgggattaacagatgatTCAAAgctaaatgttttgatttttctatttctatttttcacatatataCTGAGTATAACTGGAAACCTGACAATTATCACCCTCACTCTGATAGAGTCACACCTCAAaactcccatgtatttcttccttagGAACTTCTCTTTCCTAGAAATCTCATTCACCACAGTGTGTATTCCTCGATTTCTGGTCAGCATTGTAACAGGAGACAGGACCATTTCCTATCATTCTTGCATGGCCCAGGTCTTTTTCTTCATACTCCTTGGTGCAACAGAATTTTTCCTTCTGACTGCTATGTCCTATGATCGGTACGTGGCCATTTGGAAGCCCCTGCATTACACGACAATAATGAACAGCAGAATCTGCAACCAGCTTGTCGTTAGTTCTTGGCTGGCTGGATTTCTCATTATCTTTCCACCTGTGATCATGGGACTTCAGCTGGATTTCTGCGACTCCAACATCATTGACCACTTCACCTGTGACTCTTCTCCCATGCTTCTAATCTCCTGCACAGACACAGCATTCCTAGAGCTCATGGCATTTTTCTTGGCAACATTCACGCTCATGGTAACCTTAACACTGGTGATTCTTTCTTATGCATTCATCCTTAAAACAATTCTGAGGATCCCCTCTgctgagcaaaggaaaaaggccTTTTCCACTTGCTCCTCACACATAATTGTTGTCTCCATTTCTTATGGAAGTTGCATTTTCATGTATGTTAAAACTTCCGCCAAAGAAGGAGGGGCTTTGACCAAGGGGATAGCAGTGCTTAATACCTCTGTTGCCCCAATGCTAAATCCTTTTATTTACTCCCTAAGGAACCAGCAGGTAAAGGAGTCCTTTAAGAAGCTGGTCAAAAAATGCTTCTTAGATAAATTTTAA